One uncultured Methanobrevibacter sp. genomic window carries:
- a CDS encoding Ig-like domain repeat protein has product MISSDMIPVNGTVIIDSDPLKNYDVYVSENGSDEKGDGSLNNPFATILKAYNYALSKNTVTISIYVLGTLKGTGNVNLNLKSDCNVNIIGYDSENSKIKLDGTSFLSINVNLLKYFKLINLTIFGNSDSDNSVISINGFSTYVDNCKFIGLDNVIFGLRTSKIILNNSKFYNNDAAFINSDFKEDIFICNSEFINNSYSDASFIYGGKNIYVENTVFDNNVGETLFDVGRGKSLNFTFINTIFSNNDLPMNVGYNSNLLITNSSFRNNVRDISINTKKSTNTLLTIIINDSNFYQSGGFKIDKTYGKSVITIDNSSFIKMTDAIILDNDNVKVTNSIFLDDICGVNITTGSIFASSFYNTEVNAISGNITLNNNYWNSIEPSINILNGANVECNSWYVPQLNYTQIDSLYNITLKLYYFDGKNYSLADLNNVNLLDEYVRFTSNIGKLSPEYVKFDSNIINSIFTPSKGTQVITATFDDGLKLKVDIPFELGPNEVIVHDWEELKEYCERTDKNWIIYLNDGAYTPSEYIGDQIVFKNNVTIIGNPGSYIGCPDGSEVFQINYVPLISKMADNVGIKLIDVNFRNLYVSVGPDAKILEMSSNVPNLIQNCTVRDVVSDTGHGCVFYLETGYVDVVDSSFYNCTTNFGVLSNYNPTDVYKVHMKVINCTFLDNYATVEPGAINNCGQLIVINSTFTNNSAFWWAGAIHTHSEANSTLINSTFTNNVAGWNGGALYTYSYLQIYNCTFTGNNCTTNNGGGAIGACDYGSAYYITIYDSAFINNTNICWERGGDSPDGVGRGGAISVMDAGSLKIYNTLFVGNLAAIGQAICAYYIAGYGDSPDIVLINNTFINHTGTSDTVIISLGPDISTGATLINNTYINDRICLKDFKISSEINEINVGEEITIDVSLILETPRHYDKDLLDKTVFSVYVNNKLYATIPANSTKFTFKSNQEGKYVITIVPSFYNGTSNNLTVTVTKLLDEIWVDVNGNDNNRGSEDSPFATIEKALKLANKNAIIHLNQGIHNINNQLVINNDVTIVGENSNVIINSNSNDILIVNKAILNLINLTFEKISSSESLIRSYGDLNVDNCIFTHLNGKSMIDIKGGKVNIKNTEITYNKYVALFDNSGDLNVSYSSIIENNVLVTVMSVGSKHLDYNWWGTNNPSEEGINYWVIMNVVPSKDTLYIGEIITLTVDFKHYMDKLGNIHELNSGFDDFVKFKASNGNLSDDIVSTINGKVMVQYTGVLEGMDTILISSRNQTSVVNVNVIKTVGTVISIICSDITVGEQEVILVVLNENNATGNVTLLINDVLKVVNIVNGVGKVIISNLSSGTYIVKATYNGDYKYLPCSNSVSFKVNKVSTSVDVKISDIIVGEDELINIILPNDVNGIATVDVNGRNYNVAVVNGKGLLTISNLPAGNYNIKVKYLGDNKYYFCENTAKFSVSKIQSDIFIEVEDVMIGQKAIINVILPDYATGKVSITVDGKEYIVNSRYGVATLTLNNLSVGKHTIKAIYLGDNKYNVAQNTTTFTVKGMEIKLVVDDLIKYFGGSQRLIAHLVDDNGNPLANAIVVFYINGNYYNRTTDANGDASMAINLVPGTYDVSTSYKDITVKSKVNVKSTIMGEDTTLYFRNGTQYVAKFLDSNGNPLVNKEVKFNINGVFYYKTTDKDGFARLRINLDPNEYIITAYNPVTGEEKSNKVTVLTRLIASDLNMKYHDGSKFKITLVDGHGKVIVGQNVTFNVNGVFYQRTTDANGVASLNINLIAGKYIITSTYGDAWASNKITISS; this is encoded by the coding sequence TTGATTTCATCTGACATGATTCCTGTAAATGGAACTGTAATAATTGATTCAGATCCATTAAAAAATTATGATGTTTATGTTTCTGAAAATGGTAGTGATGAAAAAGGTGATGGTTCTTTAAATAATCCATTTGCTACTATATTGAAAGCATATAATTATGCACTTTCTAAGAATACAGTAACAATTTCCATTTATGTTCTTGGAACATTGAAAGGTACCGGAAATGTTAATTTAAATTTAAAATCTGACTGTAATGTTAATATTATTGGATATGACTCTGAAAATTCAAAAATAAAATTAGATGGAACTTCATTTTTAAGTATTAATGTAAATTTACTTAAATATTTTAAATTAATTAATTTAACTATATTTGGTAACAGTGATTCTGATAACTCTGTAATTTCTATTAATGGTTTTTCAACATATGTTGATAACTGTAAGTTTATTGGACTTGATAATGTTATTTTTGGATTAAGAACTTCTAAAATTATATTAAATAACTCTAAATTTTATAATAATGATGCTGCATTTATTAATTCTGATTTTAAAGAAGATATATTTATTTGTAATTCTGAATTTATAAACAATTCTTATTCTGATGCATCATTTATTTATGGTGGTAAAAATATCTATGTAGAAAATACCGTATTTGATAATAATGTTGGTGAAACTTTATTTGATGTTGGAAGGGGTAAATCTTTAAACTTTACTTTTATAAATACTATATTTTCTAATAATGACTTGCCAATGAATGTAGGTTATAATTCTAATTTATTAATTACAAATTCTTCATTTAGAAATAATGTAAGAGATATTTCAATTAATACTAAAAAATCAACTAATACATTATTAACTATAATAATAAATGACTCTAATTTCTACCAAAGTGGAGGATTTAAAATTGATAAAACATATGGAAAATCAGTAATAACTATTGATAATTCTTCATTTATAAAAATGACAGATGCAATTATATTAGATAATGATAATGTTAAAGTTACGAACTCCATATTTTTAGATGATATCTGTGGTGTTAATATAACTACTGGTAGTATATTTGCTTCTAGTTTTTATAATACTGAAGTAAATGCTATTTCAGGAAATATTACGTTAAATAATAATTATTGGAATAGTATTGAACCTTCAATTAATATTTTAAATGGTGCTAATGTGGAGTGTAATTCTTGGTATGTTCCACAATTAAATTATACTCAAATTGACTCTTTGTATAATATTACCTTAAAATTATATTATTTTGATGGTAAAAATTATTCATTAGCTGATTTAAACAATGTAAACTTGTTGGATGAATATGTTAGATTTACTTCTAATATTGGTAAATTATCACCAGAATATGTTAAATTTGATTCTAATATTATAAATTCAATATTTACTCCAAGTAAAGGTACTCAGGTTATAACTGCTACTTTTGATGATGGTTTAAAATTAAAAGTAGATATTCCATTTGAATTAGGTCCTAATGAAGTCATTGTTCATGATTGGGAAGAATTAAAAGAATACTGTGAAAGAACGGATAAAAATTGGATTATTTATTTAAATGATGGTGCATATACTCCAAGTGAATATATTGGAGATCAAATTGTATTTAAAAATAATGTAACTATTATTGGAAATCCTGGTTCTTATATTGGATGTCCTGATGGTAGTGAAGTTTTCCAAATTAATTATGTTCCTTTAATTAGTAAAATGGCTGATAATGTTGGTATTAAATTAATTGATGTTAACTTTAGAAATTTATATGTGTCTGTTGGTCCTGATGCAAAGATACTTGAAATGAGTAGTAATGTTCCTAATTTAATCCAAAATTGTACTGTTCGTGATGTTGTTAGTGATACAGGTCATGGATGTGTATTTTATCTTGAAACTGGTTATGTGGATGTGGTTGATTCTTCATTCTATAATTGTACTACTAACTTTGGTGTTTTAAGTAATTATAATCCGACTGATGTTTATAAAGTTCACATGAAAGTTATAAATTGTACTTTCTTAGATAATTATGCTACTGTAGAACCTGGTGCAATTAATAATTGTGGTCAATTAATTGTAATTAATTCAACATTTACTAATAACTCTGCATTCTGGTGGGCTGGTGCTATACATACTCATTCAGAAGCTAACTCTACTTTAATTAATTCTACATTTACCAATAATGTTGCAGGATGGAATGGTGGTGCATTATACACTTACAGTTACTTACAAATTTATAACTGTACTTTCACTGGGAATAATTGTACAACTAATAATGGTGGTGGAGCTATAGGTGCTTGTGATTATGGTTCAGCATATTATATTACAATCTATGATTCTGCATTTATAAACAATACTAATATTTGTTGGGAAAGAGGTGGAGACTCTCCTGATGGTGTAGGTAGAGGTGGAGCTATTTCTGTTATGGATGCGGGTAGTTTAAAAATATATAATACGTTATTTGTTGGAAATCTTGCAGCTATTGGTCAAGCAATATGTGCATATTATATAGCAGGATATGGAGATTCACCAGATATTGTATTAATTAATAATACATTTATTAATCATACAGGTACATCTGACACTGTAATTATTAGTTTAGGTCCAGATATATCTACAGGAGCTACTTTAATAAATAATACTTATATTAATGATCGTATATGTCTTAAAGACTTTAAAATAAGTTCTGAAATTAATGAAATTAATGTTGGGGAAGAAATTACAATTGATGTTTCACTTATTTTAGAAACTCCAAGACATTATGATAAAGATTTATTAGATAAAACTGTATTTTCAGTATATGTGAATAATAAGTTATATGCTACTATTCCAGCTAATTCAACTAAATTTACATTTAAATCTAATCAAGAAGGTAAATATGTAATTACAATAGTCCCAAGTTTCTATAATGGTACTTCTAATAATTTAACAGTTACAGTTACTAAATTACTTGATGAAATTTGGGTGGATGTAAATGGTAATGATAATAATAGGGGATCTGAAGATTCTCCATTTGCAACTATTGAAAAAGCATTAAAATTAGCTAATAAAAATGCAATTATTCATTTAAATCAAGGAATTCATAATATTAACAATCAATTGGTTATTAATAATGATGTAACTATTGTTGGTGAAAATAGTAATGTAATTATTAATTCAAATAGTAATGATATATTAATTGTTAATAAAGCTATTTTGAATTTAATTAATTTGACTTTTGAGAAAATTTCTTCTAGTGAATCTTTAATAAGGTCATATGGTGATTTGAATGTTGATAATTGTATTTTCACACATTTAAATGGTAAATCAATGATTGATATTAAAGGTGGTAAAGTAAATATTAAAAATACTGAAATTACTTATAATAAATATGTTGCATTATTTGATAATAGTGGTGATTTAAATGTATCTTACTCTAGTATTATTGAAAATAATGTTTTAGTTACTGTTATGTCTGTAGGTTCAAAACATTTAGATTATAATTGGTGGGGAACTAATAATCCTTCTGAAGAAGGTATTAATTATTGGGTTATAATGAATGTTGTTCCATCAAAAGATACATTATATATTGGAGAAATTATTACTCTAACTGTTGACTTTAAACATTATATGGATAAATTAGGAAATATTCATGAATTAAATAGTGGATTCGATGATTTTGTTAAATTTAAAGCTAGTAATGGTAATTTAAGTGATGATATTGTGTCTACAATTAATGGTAAAGTCATGGTGCAATATACTGGTGTTTTAGAAGGTATGGATACTATTTTAATATCTTCAAGAAATCAAACTTCTGTTGTAAATGTAAATGTTATTAAAACAGTTGGCACTGTAATTTCAATTATTTGTAGTGATATCACTGTTGGTGAACAAGAAGTAATTCTTGTTGTATTAAATGAAAATAATGCAACAGGAAATGTAACTTTGCTTATCAATGATGTGTTAAAAGTAGTTAATATTGTAAATGGTGTAGGTAAAGTAATAATTTCTAATTTAAGTTCTGGTACATATATAGTTAAAGCAACATACAATGGAGATTATAAATATTTACCATGTTCTAACAGTGTATCATTTAAAGTAAATAAAGTTTCAACTTCTGTTGATGTAAAAATTAGTGATATTATAGTTGGTGAAGATGAATTAATTAATATAATTTTACCTAATGATGTAAATGGTATAGCTACCGTTGATGTAAATGGTAGAAATTATAATGTTGCAGTTGTTAATGGTAAAGGGTTATTAACTATTTCTAATTTGCCTGCAGGTAATTATAATATTAAAGTTAAATATTTGGGGGATAATAAATATTATTTTTGTGAAAATACTGCTAAATTCAGTGTATCTAAAATTCAATCAGATATATTTATTGAAGTTGAAGATGTTATGATTGGTCAAAAAGCTATAATTAATGTTATTTTACCAGATTATGCTACAGGTAAAGTATCTATTACTGTTGATGGTAAAGAATATATTGTTAATTCTAGATATGGTGTAGCTACTTTAACATTAAACAATTTAAGTGTTGGTAAACATACTATTAAAGCAATTTATTTAGGTGACAATAAATATAATGTTGCTCAAAATACAACTACATTCACTGTTAAAGGTATGGAGATTAAATTAGTTGTTGATGATCTTATTAAATACTTTGGTGGATCTCAAAGGCTTATTGCTCATTTAGTTGATGATAATGGTAATCCATTAGCTAATGCAATTGTTGTATTTTATATTAATGGAAATTATTATAATAGAACTACTGATGCTAATGGTGATGCATCTATGGCTATTAATTTAGTTCCAGGAACTTATGATGTATCTACATCATATAAAGATATTACTGTTAAATCTAAGGTTAATGTTAAATCTACTATTATGGGTGAAGACACAACATTATACTTCCGTAATGGAACTCAATATGTAGCTAAATTCTTAGATTCAAATGGTAATCCATTAGTCAATAAAGAAGTTAAATTTAATATTAATGGAGTATTTTATTATAAAACTACTGATAAAGATGGTTTTGCTAGATTAAGAATTAATTTAGATCCTAATGAGTATATTATAACTGCATATAATCCAGTTACTGGTGAAGAAAAATCAAATAAAGTTACTGTATTAACTCGTTTAATAGCAAGTGATTTAAACATGAAATATCATGATGGAAGCAAGTTTAAAATTACTCTTGTAGATGGTCATGGTAAAGTGATTGTTGGTCAAAATGTAACATTTAATGTAAATGGTGTATTTTATCAAAGAACTACTGATGCTAATGGTGTAGCTAGTTTAAATATTAATTTAATAGCTGGAAAGTATATTATTACTTCTACATATGGTGATGCTTGGGCATCAAATAAAATTACAATATCTTCATAA
- a CDS encoding 30S ribosomal protein S13 has protein sequence MEDDFKHLVRISRKDVDGNKTIEQALTEIKGVGISLSTTMCRTLDLDSEAQIGYIADEDVLKIEEILENPQKFNIPDWMLNRREDYETGKNIHLIESDLDMTLRDDLNRMKKTRSYKGRRHEAGLPVRGQRTKSTFRNSSSVGVKRS, from the coding sequence ATGGAAGACGACTTTAAGCACTTGGTGCGTATTTCTAGAAAGGATGTAGATGGTAATAAAACCATTGAACAAGCTTTAACCGAAATTAAAGGTGTTGGAATATCTTTATCCACAACTATGTGCCGTACTTTAGATTTAGATTCTGAAGCACAAATAGGTTATATTGCTGATGAAGATGTTTTAAAAATTGAAGAAATTTTAGAAAACCCACAAAAATTTAACATTCCTGATTGGATGTTAAATCGTAGGGAAGATTATGAAACTGGTAAAAATATTCATTTAATTGAATCTGATCTTGACATGACTTTAAGAGATGATTTGAACAGGATGAAGAAAACCAGAAGTTACAAAGGTAGAAGACACGAAGCAGGATTACCTGTTAGAGGTCAAAGAACTAAATCTACTTTCAGGAACAGTTCTTCAGTTGGTGTAAAACGTTCATAA
- a CDS encoding 30S ribosomal protein S4, translating into MGQPRKSRKKYNTPPHPWNAERIKNENKLMTKYGLKNKKEIWKADTLVRRYSREARYLLGFDMDQMQDEKLELLGHLARTGVLPEGAALEDVLNLTVEDILRRRLQTIVYKKGLARTPKEARMFVVHGHITLNGKKINSPSYVVLKGQEDEIGFYHSSPVAKQIEEYNKNKNEQASEE; encoded by the coding sequence ATGGGACAACCTAGAAAATCAAGGAAAAAGTATAATACACCGCCACATCCTTGGAATGCAGAAAGAATCAAAAATGAAAATAAATTAATGACTAAATACGGCTTAAAAAATAAAAAAGAAATTTGGAAAGCTGATACATTAGTTAGAAGATACAGTAGGGAAGCAAGGTACCTACTTGGGTTCGATATGGACCAAATGCAAGATGAAAAATTAGAATTATTAGGACACTTAGCTAGAACCGGTGTTTTGCCTGAAGGTGCAGCACTTGAAGATGTTTTAAACTTAACTGTTGAAGATATCTTAAGAAGAAGGTTACAAACTATTGTTTATAAAAAAGGTTTAGCTCGTACTCCTAAAGAAGCTAGAATGTTTGTTGTACATGGTCACATAACTTTAAATGGTAAAAAAATTAACTCACCAAGTTATGTTGTATTAAAAGGCCAAGAAGATGAAATTGGATTTTATCACTCCTCTCCTGTAGCTAAACAGATTGAAGAGTACAACAAAAACAAAAATGAACAAGCTAGTGAGGAATAG
- a CDS encoding 30S ribosomal protein S11 yields the protein MAKDEKWGIANIYSSFNNTIITVTDITGAETISQWSGGKVVRADRQQASPFAAMAAATRIADDAKEKGFVGLHIRVRAPGGNGPRSPGPGAQATIRALARAGIKIGKIEDITPIPHDGTGRPGGKRGRRV from the coding sequence ATGGCAAAAGATGAAAAATGGGGTATAGCTAATATTTACTCATCATTCAATAACACTATTATTACTGTAACAGATATTACTGGTGCTGAAACCATTTCTCAATGGTCTGGTGGAAAAGTTGTTCGTGCAGATAGGCAACAAGCTTCACCTTTCGCAGCTATGGCTGCAGCAACTAGAATAGCTGATGATGCTAAAGAAAAAGGATTTGTTGGCTTACATATTAGGGTAAGAGCTCCTGGTGGAAATGGACCTAGAAGTCCAGGACCTGGTGCACAAGCTACTATTCGTGCTTTAGCAAGAGCTGGAATTAAAATTGGTAAAATAGAAGATATTACTCCTATTCCTCACGATGGTACTGGAAGACCTGGTGGTAAAAGAGGAAGAAGAGTCTAA
- a CDS encoding DNA-directed RNA polymerase subunit D — MEIEVKSQTDDEIVFIVRDVEVPFINAIRRSAMVNVPKIAIEDVNIMRNDSAMFNEVLAHRLGLTPLVSNIDAIEGLPLPGDEDYEENNSVMFSLVEEGPKVVYSKDLISSDSKIKPVYDTIPLVKLKEGEKLNIEAIARVGYGKEHAKWMPTTVCVYKQYPEITFNDDMDIDYDCANACPRGVLKSDKRSKEIKILDIENCSMCKSCVRASIRNSQSEGKDESYINVGYHENDFIFRIETDGSMPPKEILLQACDKLGEKADKFIRFSEGGSE, encoded by the coding sequence ATGGAGATAGAAGTTAAAAGTCAAACAGATGATGAAATTGTTTTCATTGTCCGTGATGTAGAAGTACCTTTTATAAATGCTATTAGAAGATCTGCAATGGTAAATGTACCTAAAATAGCTATTGAAGATGTAAATATCATGAGAAATGATTCTGCTATGTTTAATGAGGTACTTGCTCATAGACTTGGTTTAACTCCTTTAGTTTCTAACATTGATGCAATTGAAGGTTTACCTTTACCTGGTGATGAAGATTACGAGGAAAATAATAGTGTCATGTTTTCTTTAGTGGAAGAAGGACCTAAAGTTGTTTATTCTAAGGATTTAATATCTTCAGACTCAAAAATTAAACCAGTATATGATACCATTCCTTTAGTAAAACTTAAAGAAGGAGAAAAACTTAATATTGAAGCAATTGCAAGAGTTGGTTATGGAAAAGAACATGCTAAATGGATGCCAACTACTGTTTGTGTTTATAAACAATATCCTGAAATTACTTTTAATGATGATATGGATATTGATTATGATTGTGCTAATGCATGCCCAAGAGGTGTTTTAAAATCTGATAAAAGATCTAAAGAAATTAAGATTTTAGACATTGAAAATTGTAGCATGTGTAAAAGTTGCGTAAGAGCTTCAATTAGAAATAGCCAATCTGAAGGAAAAGATGAAAGCTATATCAATGTAGGGTATCATGAAAATGATTTTATATTTAGAATAGAAACTGATGGATCAATGCCTCCTAAAGAAATTTTATTACAAGCTTGTGATAAATTAGGTGAAAAAGCAGATAAGTTTATCAGATTTAGTGAAGGAGGAAGTGAATAA
- a CDS encoding 50S ribosomal protein L18e, which translates to MVKKIIKTNPNLIELINKLNKKSKTENAAIWKDVANRLGRSNRRTAEVNLSDIARYANADETVLVPGKVLSNGNLTEKVNVAAFKFSQKAQEKIESAGGECISIDDIMESNPKGSNIRIME; encoded by the coding sequence ATGGTTAAGAAAATTATCAAAACAAATCCTAACCTTATTGAACTTATTAATAAACTTAATAAAAAATCAAAAACTGAAAATGCAGCTATTTGGAAAGATGTTGCTAATAGACTTGGAAGGTCTAACAGAAGAACAGCAGAAGTAAATTTATCAGATATTGCAAGGTATGCAAATGCTGATGAAACTGTTTTAGTACCTGGAAAAGTATTATCTAATGGTAATTTAACAGAAAAAGTAAATGTTGCAGCATTTAAATTCTCACAAAAAGCACAAGAAAAAATTGAAAGTGCTGGTGGAGAATGCATCTCAATTGATGATATAATGGAATCTAATCCAAAAGGAAGCAACATTAGAATCATGGAATAA
- a CDS encoding 50S ribosomal protein L13, giving the protein MIIDGEGCVLGRLASITSKNLLEGEEVVILNAEKIMITGNKDWAYAKYKQRVDRASISNPRDLGPKYPRRPDDIFRRTVRGMLPYKKSKGRVAFKGLKAYVGVPEEYADADFVAVPEAEYNNLKKGIELGEVSKLLGATF; this is encoded by the coding sequence ATGATTATTGACGGAGAAGGATGCGTTTTAGGAAGATTAGCTAGTATAACTAGTAAAAATCTCTTAGAAGGTGAAGAAGTAGTAATTCTTAATGCTGAAAAGATTATGATTACTGGTAATAAGGATTGGGCTTATGCAAAATATAAACAAAGAGTGGACAGAGCAAGTATTTCTAACCCTCGTGATTTAGGTCCTAAATATCCTAGAAGGCCAGATGATATATTCAGAAGAACTGTAAGAGGAATGTTACCTTATAAAAAATCTAAAGGTAGGGTTGCTTTCAAAGGTTTAAAAGCATATGTCGGAGTACCTGAAGAATATGCTGATGCTGATTTTGTTGCAGTTCCAGAAGCAGAATACAACAACCTTAAAAAAGGTATTGAATTAGGTGAAGTTTCTAAACTTTTAGGAGCTACCTTTTAG
- a CDS encoding 30S ribosomal protein S9 encodes MVKVIHTSGKRKTAIARGTVQEGTGKVRINRIPLELYSPELANLKLQEPLKLAGDLANEVDINIHVVGGGVMGQSEAARMVIAKGLVQWSQDMNLKDKFIHYDRTMLVGDPRRSEPKKYGGPGARARKQKSYR; translated from the coding sequence ATGGTTAAAGTTATTCATACAAGTGGAAAACGTAAAACAGCTATCGCAAGAGGTACTGTTCAAGAAGGAACTGGTAAAGTAAGAATAAACAGGATTCCTTTAGAACTTTATTCCCCAGAACTCGCTAACTTAAAATTACAAGAACCATTAAAATTAGCTGGAGATTTGGCTAATGAAGTGGACATCAACATTCATGTTGTTGGTGGTGGAGTAATGGGTCAATCTGAAGCTGCACGTATGGTAATTGCTAAAGGACTCGTTCAATGGTCTCAAGACATGAATTTAAAAGATAAATTCATACACTACGACAGAACTATGTTAGTAGGTGACCCAAGACGTTCTGAACCTAAAAAATATGGTGGTCCTGGAGCAAGAGCACGTAAACAAAAAAGTTACAGATAA
- a CDS encoding DNA-directed RNA polymerase subunit N gives MIPIRCLSCGKPVSAYFDEYNKRLADGEKSKDILDDLGLNRYCCRRMLISHVETWE, from the coding sequence ATGATTCCTATAAGATGCTTAAGTTGTGGAAAACCAGTATCTGCTTACTTTGATGAATATAATAAAAGATTAGCAGATGGTGAAAAATCAAAAGATATTTTGGATGACTTAGGCTTAAACAGATATTGTTGTAGAAGAATGTTAATTTCTCATGTTGAAACATGGGAATAG
- a CDS encoding DNA-directed RNA polymerase subunit K translates to MEVIFMTTENLTRFEKARLLGARAIQISMGAKPLVKIGDSLDPIDIAYEELKAGVLPLDVIRYDE, encoded by the coding sequence ATGGAAGTAATATTCATGACTACAGAAAATTTAACAAGGTTTGAAAAAGCTAGACTTCTTGGAGCTAGAGCAATTCAGATTTCAATGGGTGCTAAACCTTTAGTAAAAATTGGTGACTCATTAGATCCTATTGATATAGCTTATGAAGAACTCAAGGCTGGAGTTTTACCATTAGATGTAATAAGATATGATGAATAA
- the eno gene encoding phosphopyruvate hydratase encodes MDSIIEDVQVRKILDSRGNPTVEVDVITWNGFGRAAAPSGASTGSREVVSFPEGGVDVIVSEIEDIIASELIGMDAEDISTIDEVLREVDGTDNLSAIGGNTTVAVSMAVAKAAAASYNMPLYKYLGGNLVNELPFPLGNMMNGGAHAGVNAPDIQEFLVVPVGAKNMVEAVFANSSIHKKLKELIQTKDSNFTGGKGDEGGWVPNITNDAALEIQAQACEEVGDELGIEIRPSLDMAASELWNADEQKYVYAQDGIKRDTGDQIDFVKDIIDTYNMFYVEDPFDESDFDGFAQLTSKVGDKCLICGDDLFVTNKEILAKGIEMNAANAIIIKPNQIGSLSETYATVKLAKENDIVPVVSHRSGETTDATIAHLAVGFGSPMIKTGAIGGERIAKLNELIRIEEELSNPKMGEF; translated from the coding sequence TTGGATAGTATAATAGAGGATGTCCAAGTTCGTAAGATTTTGGACAGCAGAGGAAACCCAACTGTTGAAGTAGATGTAATTACTTGGAACGGATTTGGTAGAGCTGCTGCACCAAGTGGGGCTAGTACTGGTTCAAGAGAAGTAGTTTCTTTCCCTGAAGGTGGAGTGGACGTAATTGTAAGTGAAATTGAAGATATAATTGCTTCTGAACTTATTGGAATGGATGCTGAAGATATTTCTACCATTGATGAAGTTTTAAGGGAAGTTGATGGAACTGATAATCTTTCAGCTATTGGTGGTAATACTACTGTAGCTGTTTCTATGGCTGTGGCTAAAGCTGCTGCTGCATCTTACAACATGCCATTATACAAATATTTGGGAGGAAATTTAGTAAATGAATTACCTTTCCCTCTTGGAAATATGATGAATGGTGGAGCACATGCAGGAGTTAATGCACCAGATATTCAAGAATTTTTAGTAGTTCCTGTTGGTGCAAAAAACATGGTTGAAGCTGTATTTGCAAATTCAAGTATTCATAAAAAATTAAAAGAATTAATCCAAACTAAAGACTCCAATTTCACTGGTGGAAAAGGAGATGAAGGTGGATGGGTACCTAACATTACTAATGATGCTGCTTTAGAAATTCAAGCTCAAGCATGTGAGGAAGTAGGTGATGAACTTGGTATTGAAATTAGACCTTCTTTAGATATGGCTGCTTCTGAATTATGGAATGCAGATGAACAAAAATATGTTTATGCTCAAGATGGTATCAAAAGAGATACTGGAGATCAAATTGACTTTGTAAAAGACATTATTGATACATATAACATGTTTTATGTAGAAGATCCATTTGATGAATCTGATTTTGATGGATTTGCTCAATTAACTTCTAAAGTTGGAGATAAATGTCTCATTTGTGGTGATGATTTATTTGTAACAAATAAGGAAATTTTAGCTAAAGGTATTGAAATGAATGCTGCTAATGCAATCATTATTAAACCTAATCAAATTGGTTCTTTATCTGAAACTTATGCTACTGTAAAATTAGCTAAAGAAAATGATATTGTACCTGTTGTTTCCCATAGGTCTGGTGAAACTACTGATGCAACTATTGCTCATTTAGCTGTAGGATTTGGTTCTCCTATGATTAAAACAGGAGCTATTGGTGGAGAAAGAATAGCTAAATTAAATGAGCTTATTCGTATAGAAGAAGAGCTTTCTAATCCAAAAATGGGTGAATTCTAA
- a CDS encoding 4Fe-4S dicluster domain-containing protein: MPIVTIDYDKCKGIDCAECVDVCPMEVLVLEGDKVEIVDQEDCSFCEVCMDVCPEECVNVEDDD, from the coding sequence ATGCCTATTGTAACTATCGATTATGATAAATGTAAAGGTATTGATTGTGCAGAATGTGTTGACGTTTGCCCAATGGAAGTTTTAGTTCTTGAAGGGGACAAAGTTGAAATTGTAGATCAAGAAGACTGCAGTTTTTGTGAAGTCTGTATGGATGTTTGTCCTGAAGAATGTGTTAATGTTGAAGATGATGATTAA